In Micromonospora sp. NBC_01813, the following are encoded in one genomic region:
- a CDS encoding SDR family NAD(P)-dependent oxidoreductase, with product MTRLVDGAVLVTGAGSGIGAAIAREVAAAGAAVAVNDLDPAAARATADSVVAAGGTAYPVPGDVADPQAAARVVGTAGELLGRLTGLVNNVGVVRGAPLRSIGADDWDAIMRIDCASALYCSQAALPALAAGTGAIVNLSSLCGIHAAPGAGAYNAAKAAVISLTRQMALEWGPDGIRVNAIAPGIVSGTNFSASSRDPQAAKRRGAAVPLGRTGSAADIAPVAVFLLGDAARYVTGQVIAVDGGLGVALQTLLPA from the coding sequence ATGACACGACTGGTGGATGGCGCGGTGCTGGTCACCGGCGCCGGATCGGGAATCGGGGCGGCGATCGCCCGGGAGGTCGCCGCGGCCGGTGCGGCGGTGGCCGTCAACGACCTGGACCCGGCCGCCGCGCGGGCCACCGCCGACTCGGTCGTCGCGGCCGGCGGCACCGCGTACCCGGTCCCGGGGGACGTGGCCGACCCACAGGCCGCCGCCCGGGTCGTCGGCACCGCCGGTGAACTGCTCGGCCGGCTCACCGGACTGGTCAACAACGTCGGGGTGGTGCGCGGCGCGCCGCTGCGCTCGATCGGCGCGGACGACTGGGACGCGATCATGCGCATCGACTGCGCCAGCGCGCTCTACTGCAGCCAGGCGGCACTGCCCGCGCTGGCCGCCGGCACCGGCGCGATCGTCAACCTCTCCTCGCTCTGCGGCATCCACGCCGCCCCCGGCGCCGGCGCCTACAACGCGGCCAAGGCGGCGGTCATCTCGCTGACCCGGCAGATGGCGCTGGAGTGGGGACCGGACGGGATCCGGGTCAATGCCATCGCCCCGGGCATCGTCAGCGGCACGAACTTCTCGGCCAGCAGCCGCGATCCGCAGGCCGCCAAGCGTCGCGGCGCCGCCGTCCCGCTCGGGCGTACCGGATCGGCGGCGGACATCGCCCCGGTCGCGGTGTTCCTGCTCGGCGACGCCGCCCGGTACGTCACCGGCCAGGTGATCGCCGTCGACGGCGGGCTGGGCGTCGCCCTGCAGACGCTGCTGCCGGCGTGA
- a CDS encoding aldehyde dehydrogenase family protein, protein MPRRPAMAVITRPDDPTDLLRPGILIGGQWRHTGTGGQREHVDPGTGRVQQTFALADAAEVDDAVAAARAALPEWRRWPTDRRREVLTRLGDLIRANAAELAAINALEVGTPAALSHGRYTTGQTFFDYYAGWLDKATGDSLRMPGALDLTLLEPVGVVGAILTWNHPLANMQTTVAPALAAGCTVIVKPPEQAPFAALRFGRLCAEAGLPPGVVNVLPGGPAVGDALVRHPDIDKIGFVGGPATASRIQAAAAPTLKPLLLELGGKSASLVFPDADLDRACRLALLITANSGQGCTIPTRMFVHDDVYDQVLDRLVGGIGAVTVGDPFDPTVQMGPLIDAAARDRVVEVIDRARRDGAGDLVLGGHRLGGELADGCYVAPTVFSDVDPHSELATEEIFGPVLSVCRFHDEAEAVEAANASRYGLAGYVHTRDVDRALRIASALDVGNVGVNGAGAPAGPFAPFGGVKQSGYGKVGGLAGLLEFSRIKNVLLAVDE, encoded by the coding sequence ATGCCCCGGCGACCTGCGATGGCGGTGATCACCCGGCCCGACGACCCGACCGACCTGCTCCGACCCGGCATCCTGATCGGCGGGCAGTGGCGGCACACCGGCACCGGCGGCCAACGCGAGCACGTCGATCCCGGTACCGGGCGGGTCCAGCAGACCTTCGCCCTCGCCGACGCGGCCGAGGTCGACGACGCTGTCGCCGCCGCCCGGGCCGCGCTGCCCGAGTGGCGACGCTGGCCGACCGACCGACGCCGGGAGGTCCTGACCCGGCTCGGTGACCTGATCCGGGCCAACGCCGCTGAGCTCGCCGCGATCAACGCCCTGGAGGTCGGCACCCCGGCCGCGCTGTCACATGGTCGTTACACCACCGGGCAGACCTTCTTCGACTACTACGCCGGCTGGCTGGACAAGGCGACCGGCGACTCGCTGCGGATGCCCGGCGCGCTCGACCTGACCCTGCTGGAACCGGTCGGAGTGGTCGGCGCCATCCTCACCTGGAACCATCCGCTGGCCAACATGCAGACCACGGTGGCCCCGGCGCTGGCGGCCGGCTGCACGGTGATCGTCAAGCCACCGGAGCAGGCCCCGTTCGCCGCGCTGCGGTTCGGCCGGTTGTGCGCCGAGGCCGGCCTGCCGCCCGGAGTGGTCAACGTGCTGCCCGGCGGTCCGGCGGTCGGCGACGCCCTGGTCCGGCACCCCGACATCGACAAGATCGGCTTCGTCGGCGGCCCGGCGACCGCGAGCCGCATCCAGGCGGCCGCGGCCCCGACCCTCAAACCACTGCTGCTGGAACTCGGCGGCAAGAGCGCGTCGCTGGTCTTCCCGGACGCCGACCTCGACCGGGCCTGCCGGTTGGCGCTGCTGATCACCGCGAACAGCGGCCAGGGCTGCACCATCCCGACCCGGATGTTCGTCCACGACGACGTGTACGACCAGGTACTCGACCGGCTGGTCGGCGGAATCGGCGCGGTCACCGTCGGCGATCCGTTCGACCCGACCGTCCAGATGGGGCCGCTGATCGACGCGGCCGCCCGCGACCGGGTCGTCGAGGTCATCGACCGGGCCCGCCGCGACGGTGCCGGCGACCTGGTGCTCGGCGGGCATCGGCTCGGCGGCGAACTCGCCGACGGGTGCTACGTCGCACCGACGGTCTTCTCCGACGTGGACCCGCACAGCGAGCTCGCCACCGAGGAGATCTTCGGGCCGGTGCTGTCGGTCTGCCGGTTCCACGACGAGGCCGAGGCCGTCGAAGCGGCCAACGCCAGCCGGTACGGCCTCGCCGGCTACGTCCACACCCGCGACGTCGACCGGGCGCTGCGGATCGCCTCGGCGCTTGACGTCGGCAACGTCGGCGTCAACGGGGCCGGTGCGCCCGCCGGACCGTTCGCCCCGTTCGGCGGGGTGAAACAGAGCGGCTACGGCAAGGTCGGCGGGCTCGCCGGGCTACTGGAGTTCAGCCGGATCAAGAACGTACTACTGGCGGTCGACGAATGA